A window of the Bacteroidota bacterium genome harbors these coding sequences:
- a CDS encoding hybrid sensor histidine kinase/response regulator: protein MLDPWAILLCSSDGTVLGGYPSGYRLHLRAYVPAEAQELLYEALERAAREGAEAQVLVLPWGQEARPAEVRLIPIRSATLAPLLLVWAGPLGGEAADLAKLGQLTAGVVHDLNNLLSSILGYTQLLRQSPEGAANPYLKTIEQAALDGAAIVARIREFLRKQEVRPEPIELRQILEACIELTRPRWHNEAQQRGISIRLEADLSETSFVLARPAELREVFLNLLLNAIDALAESGGLVRLKSRVRGPWIEVEIEDTGPGIAPEVLPRIFEPRFTTKGSQGTGMGLTISRHIVQRLGGEIEVKSAPGQGACFTVRLPRLSALPAPTAPSVSAGAPIPPSLAERSDPRRPGRMLVVDDEPAVRAVLAKLLRLEGHTVVEAASGEEALRELARAPFELVFTDLGMPHMDGRTLARRIRAQWPEVGIVLVTGYLDPTEESCPEVDVLLHKPFKLDEVRIAVKTARLKRAAAS, encoded by the coding sequence ATGCTCGACCCGTGGGCCATACTGCTGTGCAGCTCAGACGGGACCGTGCTAGGGGGGTATCCCTCCGGATATCGGTTGCATCTGCGGGCTTACGTCCCGGCTGAGGCGCAGGAGCTGCTATACGAGGCTTTAGAGCGCGCCGCAAGAGAGGGAGCGGAGGCGCAAGTACTGGTGCTGCCTTGGGGGCAGGAGGCCAGACCGGCTGAGGTGCGGTTGATCCCGATTCGCAGCGCCACGTTGGCCCCTTTGTTATTGGTCTGGGCGGGACCTTTAGGAGGGGAGGCGGCGGATCTTGCTAAGCTGGGCCAGCTTACCGCCGGGGTGGTGCACGACCTCAACAATCTACTGAGCAGCATCCTGGGTTACACGCAGCTACTCCGCCAGAGCCCAGAGGGGGCGGCCAACCCCTACCTGAAAACGATCGAACAAGCCGCTCTCGACGGAGCGGCGATCGTGGCCCGGATACGAGAGTTTTTGCGCAAGCAAGAAGTCCGTCCCGAGCCCATCGAGCTGCGGCAGATCCTGGAGGCCTGTATCGAGCTTACGCGTCCCCGCTGGCACAACGAGGCGCAGCAAAGGGGGATTTCCATTCGGCTTGAAGCCGATCTGAGCGAGACCTCCTTCGTGCTGGCCAGGCCAGCTGAGCTGCGGGAGGTTTTCTTAAACCTGCTGCTTAACGCCATAGACGCGCTAGCCGAATCCGGGGGCCTGGTGCGGCTCAAAAGCCGGGTTCGTGGGCCCTGGATTGAGGTGGAGATCGAGGACACAGGCCCAGGGATCGCCCCAGAGGTGCTGCCGCGCATTTTTGAGCCTCGCTTTACGACGAAAGGTTCCCAGGGCACCGGCATGGGCCTGACGATAAGCCGGCACATCGTGCAGCGTCTGGGGGGTGAGATTGAAGTGAAAAGCGCTCCAGGACAAGGTGCCTGCTTTACAGTGCGCCTGCCCAGGCTGTCTGCTCTGCCGGCGCCTACGGCCCCCTCCGTCTCCGCAGGCGCTCCGATCCCGCCCTCGCTTGCGGAGCGTAGCGATCCCCGAAGACCAGGTCGGATGCTCGTGGTAGACGACGAGCCGGCCGTGCGCGCTGTACTAGCCAAACTGCTGCGCCTAGAAGGACACACGGTGGTGGAGGCCGCCTCCGGCGAAGAAGCCCTGCGAGAGTTGGCGCGCGCTCCCTTCGAGCTCGTCTTCACCGATTTGGGCATGCCCCATATGGACGGCCGCACACTAGCGCGCCGTATTCGCGCCCAGTGGCCCGAGGTCGGAATCGTGCTCGTGACCGGTTACCTGGATCCCACTGAGGAGTCCTGCCCCGAGGTCGATGTGCTCCTACACAAGCCCTTTAAGCTGGATGAGGTGCGTATCGCCGTCAAAACCGCTCGGCTCAAGCGGGCTGCCGCTAGCTGA
- a CDS encoding CvpA family protein yields MKLVGQRSMNGLDLVLLLTLGWALYRGLLRGFFREMAGYVGLVLSVVAATELLPSVSDWLLARWPSLERKWGSVLAYAVLLAGGQTLTHLLARCAGLLLRTAGLGWADRLGGALVALLRTALGLSLLLWLLGAIGLPPQAWRERSRLHGPLLRVAPWTYELVVGLLPGASSYQQQLERAFQAFNPLGKESP; encoded by the coding sequence ATGAAGCTGGTTGGCCAGCGGAGCATGAACGGCCTAGATCTCGTCCTGCTCCTAACTCTGGGCTGGGCCCTGTATAGGGGCTTACTCCGAGGATTTTTCCGGGAGATGGCGGGCTACGTGGGGCTAGTCTTGTCGGTAGTGGCGGCTACCGAGCTGCTTCCATCGGTTTCGGATTGGCTGCTTGCCCGCTGGCCCTCCCTAGAGCGCAAGTGGGGGTCGGTCCTGGCGTATGCTGTACTGTTGGCGGGTGGACAGACTCTGACGCACCTGTTAGCCCGATGTGCCGGGCTACTGCTGCGCACTGCGGGCTTGGGATGGGCCGATCGACTGGGGGGCGCGCTGGTCGCCTTGCTGCGAACGGCGCTCGGCCTCAGCTTGTTGCTCTGGCTACTAGGCGCCATAGGGCTGCCGCCGCAGGCTTGGCGGGAGCGTTCACGCTTGCATGGTCCCCTGTTACGCGTCGCCCCCTGGACCTATGAGCTCGTTGTAGGCCTGCTGCCGGGGGCGTCCTCTTATCAGCAGCAATTGGAACGGGCGTTTCAGGCGTTCAACCCATTGGGCAAGGAATCCCCCTGA